From Blastochloris viridis, one genomic window encodes:
- a CDS encoding sulfide/dihydroorotate dehydrogenase-like FAD/NAD-binding protein — protein MSTVSPQEPPRDELIRYARSTSTLAATRSELAQLEQTQAVELFNKQLELLKKRLLSDPKSLRTTFVADGVTAIAWEFQQEELGAAFTKTLWELLVRDDEMSTVLLRFIWAMPLKFKRKFIKAIDDHLSDRYPMFKGLSEGWPGETFIPPYIRPPEERSTDFELVNTGYLGYRALGYSTREVELFVWLEVLRDKQCTDKPCELGVLIHGKSEPKGGCPVKIHIPEMLDLLGQGKFRQALELIEGCNPLPNVTGRVCPQELQCQGVCTHTKRPIEIGQLEWFLPEHEKLVGLSPEERFAGVVSPWAMADKPPIAVVGSGPSGLINAYLLAAEGYPVTVFEAFHELGGVLRYGIPEFRLPNTLIDDVVQKITLLGGRFVKNFVVGKTATLDDLKTNGFWKIFVGTGAGLPTFMNVPGEHLLGVMSANEFLTRVNLMRAIDDKYETPVPDTKGKEVFVIGGGNTAMDAARTAKRLGANVTIVYRRTKAEMPARVEELHHALEEGINLAVLRAPSEFIGDEKTHFVTHAVLDVNELGPADKSGRRAPVKTGKTERVPVDLVIMALGNTANPIMKEAEPSLKTSKWGTIEIDQGTQLTSIPDVYSGGDAARGGSTAIRAAGDGQAAARQIVGEIPFSPAEIKHRVEKAARYTELGQVKQTIVDKVELAGGIVEFKVRAPMVARSALAGQFVRVLAWDDGELIPLTLADWDAEAGTIDLVIQGMGTSTLLMNKMAIGDAFAGIAGPLGKASELHKYADDETVVFTAGGVGLPPVYPIARAHLELGNHVTLISGFRSANLLFWTEADERVGLLKAKYGDQLDVIYTSNDGTFGIKGFVTGPLEEMLKAGKVSKGRKIAEVITIGPPMMMRAVCDLTKPYGVKTVASLNSIMVDATGMCGACMVPVMIDGKLVRKHACIDGPEIDGHIIDWDKFLPRFGTFKVQEQRSREAHGLA, from the coding sequence ATGAGCACCGTCTCCCCTCAAGAGCCGCCCCGTGACGAGCTGATCCGCTACGCCCGCTCGACCTCAACCCTTGCGGCGACGCGCAGCGAGCTGGCTCAGCTCGAACAGACCCAGGCGGTCGAGCTGTTCAACAAGCAGCTCGAACTGCTCAAGAAGCGGCTCCTCAGCGACCCCAAGTCGCTGAGGACCACGTTCGTCGCCGATGGCGTGACAGCCATCGCCTGGGAGTTCCAGCAGGAGGAACTGGGTGCGGCGTTCACCAAGACGCTGTGGGAGCTTCTCGTTCGCGACGACGAGATGAGCACGGTGCTGTTGCGCTTCATCTGGGCGATGCCGCTCAAATTCAAGCGCAAGTTCATCAAGGCGATCGACGACCATCTGTCCGACCGCTACCCGATGTTCAAGGGCCTCTCCGAGGGCTGGCCGGGCGAGACCTTCATCCCGCCCTACATCCGCCCGCCGGAGGAGCGCTCGACCGACTTCGAGCTGGTAAACACCGGCTATCTCGGCTACCGCGCGCTGGGCTACTCGACCCGAGAGGTCGAGCTGTTCGTGTGGCTGGAGGTGCTGCGCGACAAACAGTGTACGGACAAGCCGTGCGAGCTCGGCGTGCTGATCCACGGCAAGTCCGAGCCGAAGGGCGGCTGCCCGGTCAAGATCCACATCCCCGAGATGCTGGATCTGCTCGGCCAGGGCAAATTCCGCCAGGCCCTGGAGCTGATCGAGGGCTGCAACCCGCTGCCGAACGTCACCGGCCGCGTCTGCCCGCAGGAACTGCAGTGCCAGGGCGTGTGCACCCACACCAAGCGGCCGATCGAGATCGGCCAGCTGGAGTGGTTCCTGCCCGAACACGAGAAGCTGGTCGGCCTGTCGCCTGAGGAGCGCTTTGCCGGCGTGGTGTCGCCGTGGGCGATGGCCGACAAGCCGCCGATCGCGGTGGTGGGCTCGGGGCCCTCGGGCCTCATCAACGCCTACCTGCTGGCGGCCGAGGGCTACCCCGTCACCGTGTTCGAGGCGTTCCACGAGCTTGGCGGCGTGCTGCGTTACGGCATCCCCGAGTTCCGCCTGCCCAACACGCTGATCGACGACGTGGTCCAGAAGATCACCCTGCTCGGCGGCCGCTTCGTCAAGAACTTCGTGGTCGGAAAGACCGCGACGCTCGACGACCTCAAGACCAACGGCTTCTGGAAGATCTTCGTCGGCACCGGCGCGGGCCTGCCGACCTTCATGAACGTGCCGGGCGAGCACCTGCTCGGCGTGATGTCCGCCAACGAGTTCCTCACCCGCGTCAACTTGATGCGGGCGATCGACGACAAGTACGAGACCCCGGTGCCCGACACCAAGGGCAAGGAGGTGTTCGTCATCGGCGGCGGCAACACCGCGATGGACGCCGCACGCACCGCCAAGCGCCTGGGTGCCAACGTCACCATCGTCTATCGCCGCACCAAGGCGGAAATGCCGGCCCGCGTCGAGGAACTGCACCACGCGCTCGAGGAAGGCATCAACCTTGCCGTGCTGCGGGCGCCGAGCGAGTTCATCGGCGATGAGAAGACCCACTTCGTCACCCACGCGGTGCTCGACGTCAACGAGCTCGGACCAGCCGACAAATCGGGCCGGAGAGCGCCGGTCAAGACCGGCAAGACCGAGCGGGTGCCGGTCGACCTCGTGATCATGGCGCTGGGCAACACCGCCAACCCGATCATGAAGGAGGCCGAGCCGAGCCTGAAGACCTCGAAGTGGGGCACCATCGAGATCGACCAGGGCACGCAGCTCACCTCGATTCCGGACGTCTATTCCGGTGGTGACGCCGCCCGCGGCGGCTCCACCGCCATTCGCGCGGCCGGCGACGGCCAGGCGGCGGCGCGCCAGATCGTCGGCGAGATTCCGTTCTCGCCGGCCGAGATCAAGCACCGGGTCGAGAAGGCGGCGCGCTACACCGAGCTTGGCCAGGTCAAGCAGACCATCGTCGACAAGGTCGAGCTTGCCGGCGGCATCGTCGAGTTCAAGGTGCGTGCGCCGATGGTGGCGCGCTCCGCCCTGGCCGGCCAGTTCGTGCGCGTTCTCGCCTGGGACGACGGCGAACTGATCCCGCTGACGCTGGCGGACTGGGACGCCGAGGCCGGCACCATCGACCTCGTCATCCAGGGCATGGGCACCTCGACGCTGCTCATGAACAAGATGGCGATCGGCGACGCCTTCGCCGGCATCGCCGGCCCGCTCGGCAAGGCCAGCGAGCTGCACAAGTACGCCGACGACGAAACGGTGGTGTTCACCGCCGGCGGCGTCGGCCTGCCGCCGGTCTATCCGATCGCCCGTGCCCACCTCGAGCTCGGCAATCATGTCACGCTGATTTCGGGCTTCCGCTCGGCCAATCTGTTGTTCTGGACCGAGGCCGACGAGCGCGTCGGCCTGCTCAAGGCCAAGTACGGCGACCAGCTCGACGTGATCTATACCTCGAACGACGGCACCTTCGGCATCAAGGGCTTCGTGACGGGGCCGCTTGAGGAGATGCTCAAGGCCGGCAAGGTCTCCAAGGGCCGCAAGATCGCCGAGGTCATCACCATCGGCCCGCCGATGATGATGCGGGCGGTGTGCGACCTGACCAAGCCGTACGGCGTGAAGACGGTGGCGAGCCTCAACTCGATCATGGTCGACGCCACCGGCATGTGCGGCGCCTGCATGGTGCCGGTGATGATCGACGGCAAGCTGGTGCGCAAGCACGCCTGCATCGACGGGCCGGAGATCGACGGCCACATCATCGACTGGGACAAGTTCCTGCCGCGCTTTGGCACCTTCAAGGTGCAGGAGCAGCGCTCCAGGGAAGCCCACGGCCTGGCCTGA
- a CDS encoding ABC transporter substrate-binding protein, protein MVCAASSDTDALTLRWARSQDATTLDPHVSNTGANNALLHSVYETLVIRDGDGVLVPALSVSWQVLPDDPTVWEFKLRPDVRFHDGSAFTAEDVVFSLARARAPGSDWRSVLLGIETVIAVDVLTVRIKTASPDALLIDNLSTLFMLDRGWSETHGVAEPQNPKDGGETYATRHANGTGPYLVTHREPGERTVLTRNEAYWGRREVPLAVSEIVYRPIPEHTTRIAALLSNEVDFVQDVPAHDIERLKAAKGIKVDIGAENRVIFLGFNLGRPELASSDVKGRNPFGDQRVREAVNLAINREAIRQLTMRGHALPVGILATPLTVGWTAELGAPPPFDPAKAKRLLAEAGYQRGFTVTLHCTNDRYVNDEGICQSVVGMLRRIGIRTRLVTQSHSVHFLALHRGECDLFLLGWGIITFDSSYVFTNLYRTRTATDGAWNVAGYSNPDIDNRIAALGTEVDRDRRKAAMVAIWQQLREDTVYVPLHVQSIAYAMRNGFDIRYDVTNHPKIKNVAAPKP, encoded by the coding sequence ATGGTTTGCGCTGCTTCATCCGACACTGACGCGCTCACCCTGCGCTGGGCCCGCTCCCAGGACGCCACCACCCTCGACCCGCACGTCAGCAATACCGGCGCCAACAACGCGCTGCTGCATTCGGTCTACGAGACGCTGGTGATCCGCGACGGCGACGGCGTACTTGTGCCGGCGCTGTCGGTGAGTTGGCAGGTGCTGCCGGACGATCCTACGGTCTGGGAGTTCAAGCTCAGGCCGGATGTCCGGTTCCACGACGGCAGCGCTTTCACCGCCGAGGACGTGGTGTTCTCGCTTGCGCGCGCCCGCGCGCCCGGTTCCGACTGGCGGTCGGTGCTGCTCGGCATCGAAACCGTGATCGCGGTTGACGTTCTCACCGTCCGCATCAAGACCGCGAGCCCGGATGCGCTGCTGATCGACAACCTCTCCACCTTGTTCATGCTCGACCGGGGATGGTCCGAGACCCACGGCGTCGCCGAGCCGCAGAATCCGAAGGATGGCGGCGAGACCTACGCCACCCGACACGCCAATGGCACCGGGCCCTATCTGGTGACGCATCGCGAGCCGGGCGAGCGCACCGTGCTGACGCGCAACGAGGCGTATTGGGGGCGGCGAGAGGTGCCGCTGGCGGTGAGCGAGATCGTCTATCGGCCGATTCCCGAACACACCACCCGCATCGCGGCGCTGCTGTCGAACGAGGTCGATTTCGTGCAGGACGTGCCGGCGCACGACATCGAGCGCCTCAAGGCCGCCAAAGGCATCAAGGTCGACATCGGCGCGGAAAACCGGGTGATCTTCCTCGGCTTCAACCTCGGCCGGCCCGAACTGGCGTCATCCGACGTCAAGGGGCGCAACCCGTTCGGCGACCAGAGGGTCCGCGAGGCGGTCAACCTCGCTATCAACCGCGAGGCGATCCGCCAACTCACCATGCGCGGCCATGCGCTGCCGGTCGGCATCCTCGCCACTCCGTTGACCGTGGGCTGGACGGCCGAACTCGGCGCGCCGCCGCCGTTCGATCCGGCCAAGGCCAAACGTCTTCTCGCCGAGGCGGGATATCAGCGCGGCTTCACCGTCACCCTGCACTGCACCAACGACCGCTACGTCAATGACGAAGGCATTTGCCAGTCGGTGGTTGGCATGCTGCGTCGCATCGGCATCCGCACCCGGCTGGTGACGCAGTCGCACAGTGTCCATTTCCTGGCGCTGCATCGCGGCGAGTGCGACCTGTTCCTGCTCGGCTGGGGCATCATCACCTTTGACAGTTCCTACGTCTTCACCAACCTCTATCGCACTCGCACCGCGACCGACGGTGCCTGGAACGTCGCCGGCTATTCCAATCCCGACATCGATAATCGGATCGCGGCGCTGGGCACCGAGGTCGACCGCGACCGGCGCAAAGCCGCCATGGTCGCGATCTGGCAGCAGTTACGCGAGGACACCGTCTATGTACCGTTGCACGTCCAGAGCATCGCCTACGCCATGCGCAACGGGTTCGACATCAGATACGACGTCACCAACCACCCCAAGATCAAGAATGTGGCCGCACCGAAGCCGTAA
- a CDS encoding M20 aminoacylase family protein, with the protein MPVVNRVAALTEEISAWRRDLHQHPELQYDLPRTAACVRDRLTSFGVDDVVPGIGRTGVVGVIHGRRRDSGRVVALRADMDALPIEELTGLPYASITPGKMHACGHDGHTAMLLGAAKYLAETRNFNGTAVVIFQPAEEGGAGAKAMIDDGLLERFGIQEVYGMHNMPGLPLGSFATRPGPLMASADRVFIDIEGKGGHAAHPQATVDTVLVGAAIVQTLQSVVSRNLDPLESGVVSITMFQAGYTDNVIPQTAHLRGTSRALTHEVRDLLETRIRHIVEATATIYGATARTDYRRDYPVLRNHPRETEYAVAVAREVAGPDQVAANFTPVMWGEDFAFMLERRPGALIFAGNGEHSAGLHHPAYDFNDQLIPAGASYWVRLVETRMPA; encoded by the coding sequence ATGCCGGTCGTCAATCGCGTCGCGGCTCTGACGGAGGAGATTTCGGCGTGGCGCCGCGACCTTCACCAGCACCCCGAGCTACAGTACGACCTGCCGCGTACCGCCGCCTGCGTGCGCGACCGGCTGACCAGCTTCGGGGTCGATGACGTGGTGCCCGGCATCGGTCGCACCGGCGTGGTCGGCGTCATCCACGGCCGCCGCCGCGATTCCGGCCGGGTGGTGGCGCTGCGCGCCGACATGGATGCGTTGCCGATCGAGGAACTCACCGGCCTGCCCTACGCCTCGATCACGCCCGGCAAGATGCACGCGTGCGGCCACGACGGCCACACCGCCATGCTGCTCGGCGCTGCGAAGTATCTTGCCGAAACCCGCAATTTCAACGGCACTGCGGTGGTGATCTTCCAGCCGGCCGAGGAAGGCGGCGCCGGCGCCAAGGCGATGATCGACGACGGCCTGCTGGAGCGATTCGGCATCCAGGAAGTCTATGGCATGCACAACATGCCGGGCCTGCCGCTCGGCAGCTTCGCGACGCGACCGGGGCCGCTGATGGCCTCCGCCGACCGGGTGTTCATCGACATCGAGGGCAAGGGCGGCCACGCCGCCCATCCGCAGGCCACCGTCGACACCGTGCTGGTCGGCGCCGCCATCGTCCAGACACTGCAGTCGGTGGTGTCGCGCAACCTCGACCCGCTGGAATCGGGCGTGGTGTCGATCACCATGTTCCAGGCCGGCTACACCGACAACGTGATCCCGCAGACCGCTCATCTGCGCGGCACCTCCCGCGCCCTCACCCACGAGGTGCGCGACCTGCTGGAGACGCGCATTCGCCACATCGTCGAGGCAACCGCGACGATCTACGGCGCCACCGCCCGCACCGACTACCGGCGGGACTATCCGGTGCTGCGCAATCATCCCCGCGAGACCGAATACGCGGTGGCGGTCGCGCGCGAGGTCGCCGGTCCCGATCAGGTCGCAGCCAATTTCACCCCGGTGATGTGGGGCGAGGATTTCGCCTTCATGCTGGAGCGGCGGCCGGGGGCGCTGATCTTTGCCGGCAATGGCGAGCACTCCGCCGGCCTCCACCACCCCGCCTACGATTTCAACGACCAGCTCATCCCGGCCGGGGCGTCCTACTGGGTACGTCTGGTCGAAACCCGAATGCCGGCATGA
- a CDS encoding response regulator — MIGNRSLRILVVEDDIMVALDAAEILQDAGYNVIGVADDVEDALRVHAVRPPDLALVDLHLVSGYAGVSVAATLKARGIACLFVTGAEPGTDAEAFALGCLVKPFTARSLAEAVGVAEDVLDGRPPRQPPCNMRLYHTRAMPRPDEAAAPPPP; from the coding sequence ATGATCGGGAACAGGTCTCTCCGGATATTAGTTGTCGAGGACGACATTATGGTGGCGCTGGACGCCGCCGAAATCCTCCAGGATGCAGGCTATAACGTGATCGGCGTCGCCGATGACGTTGAAGATGCATTGCGGGTGCATGCGGTGCGCCCGCCGGATCTGGCGTTGGTCGACCTCCATCTCGTCAGCGGCTATGCCGGGGTGTCGGTGGCCGCCACCCTCAAGGCGCGCGGCATTGCCTGCCTGTTCGTCACCGGCGCCGAGCCGGGCACCGACGCGGAGGCATTTGCGCTCGGCTGCCTGGTGAAGCCGTTCACCGCCCGCTCGCTGGCGGAGGCGGTCGGCGTGGCCGAGGACGTGCTGGACGGCCGGCCGCCGCGGCAGCCACCCTGCAACATGCGCCTCTACCACACCCGCGCCATGCCGCGGCCGGATGAGGCGGCAGCGCCGCCACCGCCGTAA
- a CDS encoding sulfurtransferase TusA family protein translates to MTVATVLDLEGLKCPLPVLKTRKALEKIAPGGVLEVRCTDPMSVIDIPHLCHETGHALEGHQRDGAVHVFTIRHR, encoded by the coding sequence ATGACCGTCGCCACCGTGCTTGACCTCGAGGGCCTGAAGTGCCCGCTGCCCGTGCTCAAGACCCGCAAGGCGCTCGAGAAGATCGCCCCTGGCGGCGTGCTGGAGGTGCGCTGTACCGACCCGATGTCCGTGATCGACATCCCCCACCTCTGCCACGAAACCGGGCACGCACTCGAAGGCCATCAGCGGGACGGTGCGGTGCATGTCTTCACCATCCGCCACCGTTGA